The DNA sequence CACGTGTAATGATGAATGCTGAACTCATTAGTAAAAATCAAAGTAAGATCATTATCCCGACAGTCTATCGAGATGATTATCTGCTTACATTAAAGAGATTGACTAACCTGCCTGTCCGACAGGCAGGTCAAAAAGATCCTGCACCTTATGTTGATATGCTTTCGAGAGCACACCAGTTTAGTGAAAACCTTCATTTTGAAAATTATGATAATTTCTATGACTACTTAAATGTTCACAATGCATTTTATGAATCCGAGGAAGGTAAACATCTAAAAGTTGATTAATCTTTTTGACATTTACTTGGCGTTCTTGGCAATTAATTGCCGAATAAATGTCCGTAATGGTGGTTACTTAGCGGATAAAACATTTGCACATGAATTGTCCTAATTGTATATCAATCGCACAATACCCATTCCCCATTGGTAGAATAGACCCCGCCTTCGCATTAACGGAGAAAGAGTACCTGTCCGGCGAAGCTATAAGCGAAGACGGATGAAAAATTTCAGATATGAGAGTATTTTTTATGGTCGTTTTATAGGTAACTGTATCTGGAACTGTTTAATGAAAGCATTTCCATTTTGATTACAAATAACTTTTACAGCGGTTGTATTTAAGGTATGCATAGTAGCGTGAAAAACAGATAGAACTTTTTCCTGCAAATCTTGATCCCTTTCCAAGTCCACAATCTTTAATCCTATAGCTTTAGCTTGATTGATACTTATATGTTTACCGTGTGTTTTAAAATTACCATGGTTAGATAAAAATTCAGAAATTTCTTCAGCCTTCTTTCCATCTTCACCTTTGAACATATAATTTCCAAGCCAAGTTTTTACTAAGTCTCTGCCAAAGTCAATTTGATTCTGGCATTGAACAAGTAAAGCTGGTCCATATTGGCTCAACATTGGCAGCCAAGAACTTAAATTCTTAGGATTATCAGCGCAATCTTTTTGTGCTTTCTTAAATTGTTCCATAATTGCCTGTGCCGGCACTGCCTGCACACCAACTGGTGTGTTTAAAATAAATTGAGGGTCTATTGGTCCTATAAAAGAATGCTTTCCCATTATCATTTCATCTGCAGCTAATGCAAGCATAGTTCCTGCAGACATTGCGGCTTGAGGAATTATAACCCGAATATCAATAAATTTTTGTCTTATATAAGTAACA is a window from the Ignavibacteria bacterium genome containing:
- a CDS encoding serine protease, translated to MPTWGKILAEIQKEIKNNNPAAFDTVRNKYLKELTEKTHRNTIIYAARWTTGDVPANIISITDEDLQAFMEAIHGLKGDKLDLILHTGGGSAEATDAIVTYIRQKFIDIRVIIPQAAMSAGTMLALAADEMIMGKHSFIGPIDPQFILNTPVGVQAVPAQAIMEQFKKAQKDCADNPKNLSSWLPMLSQYGPALLVQCQNQIDFGRDLVKTWLGNYMFKGEDGKKAEEISEFLSNHGNFKTHGKHISINQAKAIGLKIVDLERDQDLQEKVLSVFHATMHTLNTTAVKVICNQNGNAFIKQFQIQLPIKRP